One Pseudonocardia sediminis DNA window includes the following coding sequences:
- a CDS encoding phosphotransferase, with translation MRVELDGGWDSAAAVVDGVWLERTARRPDVEPWLRTETRLLPWLGPRLPLPVPRPEVVGENPLVVRHRMLPGEPISADPEPGLGTALGGFLRALHATPADGAVALGVPGPERTRPMRAASIHRFRTVVVPMLDPDVRPGATALCDRMAVAPIAGVLHGDLGPDHVLVDDGRISGIIDWSDTRVGDPAKDLAWALHTAPRAFADAVAAAYGPTADEVLRARDWLRIGPFYAVTHGLDTADDTLVTDSLRDLTGSLTESAEL, from the coding sequence ATGCGGGTGGAGCTCGACGGTGGATGGGACAGCGCGGCGGCGGTCGTGGACGGCGTGTGGCTGGAGCGGACGGCGCGGCGACCCGACGTCGAACCGTGGCTGCGCACCGAGACGCGGCTGCTGCCCTGGCTGGGCCCGCGGCTGCCGCTACCGGTGCCGCGACCGGAGGTGGTCGGTGAGAACCCGCTGGTCGTGCGGCACCGGATGCTGCCCGGCGAGCCGATCTCCGCCGACCCGGAGCCCGGGCTCGGAACCGCGCTGGGCGGGTTCCTGCGCGCACTGCACGCCACGCCGGCCGACGGGGCGGTCGCGCTGGGCGTCCCCGGACCGGAGCGGACCCGGCCGATGCGCGCGGCGTCGATCCACCGGTTCCGGACCGTCGTCGTGCCGATGCTGGACCCGGACGTGCGCCCCGGGGCGACGGCACTGTGCGACCGGATGGCCGTGGCACCGATCGCGGGCGTCCTGCACGGCGACCTCGGCCCGGACCACGTCCTCGTCGACGACGGGCGGATCAGCGGGATCATCGACTGGAGCGACACCCGCGTCGGCGACCCGGCCAAGGACCTCGCCTGGGCGCTGCACACCGCTCCGCGCGCGTTCGCCGACGCCGTCGCCGCGGCCTACGGCCCGACCGCCGACGAGGTGCTGCGGGCGCGGGACTGGCTCCGGATCGGGCCGTTCTACGCCGTCACCCACGGGCTGGACACGGCCGACGACACCCTGGTCACGGACTCGCTGCGCGACCTGACCGGCTCTCTCACCGAGTCTGCCGAGCTCTAG
- a CDS encoding AraC family transcriptional regulator, whose translation MDEQPPWAVTDPVGEALHVLRMSGTFYCRSELTAPWGMTLPATPGCLWFHVVTSGACELEVTGGETVTMRPGELVLVPRGDEHRLRGAPGVATPDIRSIPHPMLDDRYALLRHGGDGEATRMVCGAVRFEHPAARGLLDLLPGLIRVEATAGADRCHDTLRLIAAEVEDLRPGGEAVITRLADVLVIQALRQWLANDPAARTGWLGALADDRVGRVLAQVHRDPSRDWTVTSLAATASMSRSAFAARFTDLVGEPAMAYVTRWRMHVAADALTSGDATVAELAGRLGYRSEAAFSRAFSRTVGESPGALRRRDRAVSTSLAANLEG comes from the coding sequence GTGGACGAGCAACCCCCGTGGGCGGTGACCGACCCGGTCGGCGAGGCGCTGCACGTGCTGCGGATGAGCGGCACGTTCTACTGCCGTTCCGAGCTCACCGCGCCCTGGGGCATGACGCTGCCGGCGACGCCCGGGTGCCTGTGGTTCCACGTCGTCACCTCGGGTGCCTGTGAGCTGGAGGTGACCGGCGGCGAGACGGTGACGATGCGGCCCGGGGAGCTCGTGCTCGTCCCGCGCGGCGACGAGCACCGGCTGCGCGGCGCGCCCGGCGTCGCGACCCCGGACATCCGCTCCATCCCGCACCCGATGCTCGACGACCGCTACGCGCTGCTGCGCCACGGCGGCGACGGCGAGGCGACCCGGATGGTGTGCGGCGCCGTCCGTTTCGAGCACCCGGCCGCGCGCGGGCTCCTCGACCTGCTGCCGGGGCTGATCCGGGTCGAGGCGACGGCGGGCGCCGACCGCTGCCACGACACGTTGCGCCTGATCGCGGCCGAGGTGGAGGACCTGCGGCCCGGCGGCGAGGCGGTGATCACCCGGCTGGCCGACGTGCTCGTCATCCAGGCCCTGCGGCAGTGGCTGGCGAACGACCCGGCCGCGCGGACGGGCTGGCTCGGCGCCCTGGCCGACGACCGCGTCGGGCGCGTCCTGGCCCAGGTGCACCGCGACCCGTCCCGGGACTGGACGGTCACCTCGCTGGCCGCGACGGCGTCGATGTCCCGGTCGGCGTTCGCGGCGCGGTTCACCGACCTGGTGGGTGAGCCGGCGATGGCGTACGTGACGCGGTGGCGAATGCACGTCGCCGCCGACGCCCTGACCTCCGGTGATGCGACGGTGGCGGAGCTGGCCGGGCGCCTGGGCTACCGGTCGGAGGCGGCGTTCAGCCGGGCGTTCAGCCGGACCGTCGGGGAGTCGCCGGGAGCCCTGCGCCGCCGAGATCGGGCGGTATCGACGTCTCTAGCGGCGAACCTAGAAGGCTGA
- a CDS encoding DUF1772 domain-containing protein produces MNTLQVVRVLTGAAAVGSGLLGGVYLAFSTAVMPALARRPPAEATAVMQEVNRVILNPVFGTLFTGTALACLATAASPLVAGGAGSGWRVAGGVAGLAAFVPTFAVNIPLNTGLDRDGVVAWAGFAQHWTPSNHLRAALSVLAAVLLLLAVPASGSA; encoded by the coding sequence ATGAACACCCTGCAGGTCGTCCGCGTCCTGACCGGGGCCGCGGCCGTCGGATCGGGCCTGCTCGGCGGGGTCTACCTGGCGTTCTCGACGGCGGTGATGCCCGCCCTGGCCCGGCGCCCACCGGCCGAGGCGACGGCGGTGATGCAGGAGGTGAACCGCGTGATCCTGAACCCGGTGTTCGGGACGCTGTTCACCGGGACGGCGCTGGCCTGCCTGGCCACGGCCGCGTCACCGCTGGTCGCCGGCGGCGCCGGGAGCGGCTGGCGGGTCGCCGGCGGGGTGGCCGGGCTGGCCGCGTTCGTCCCGACGTTCGCCGTGAACATCCCGCTGAACACCGGTCTGGACCGCGACGGCGTCGTGGCCTGGGCCGGGTTCGCGCAGCATTGGACGCCGTCCAACCACCTCCGGGCGGCCCTTTCGGTCCTCGCCGCGGTCCTGCTCCTGCTCGCGGTCCCGGCGTCCGGTTCCGCGTGA
- a CDS encoding peptide MFS transporter, translating into MTDLTSPSQRRERTFLGHPRQLATLFGVEMWERFSFYGMQGILLIYMYYSVAEGGLAIDQGVAAGIVGAYGGTVYLSTILAAWSADRLFGPERMLFGSAVSVMAGHIALALLPGGAGLAVGLVLVALGSGGIKASASTILATLYGEGDDRRDAGFSIFYLGVNIGAFSGPLLTGLLQSTWGFHVGFGLAAVGMAAGLAQYSVNRHKLPESGREVPNPLPAAARTKLGGTAVAVLLVVAALVATGVITADRLKWIVFGIVVIATITYFTLMLRSPKVTAVERRRVIAFMPMWVASAVFWAIFQQIFTVLTIYADERLNRTVLGWEMPVSWTQSIEPVFVILLAGVFAAVWTKMGPRQPSSPMKMAAGTVIVGVAFVLFTLFAGTGANGTPLLALVGILLIFCLAELFTSPVGQSLSTKLAPMAFRTQMVALFFLSVSMGTVLSGLLAEFYSEENEVAYFGITGLVAIVVGLAVAATVPKLKVLMEGVR; encoded by the coding sequence GTGACCGACCTCACCTCACCCTCCCAGCGCCGGGAACGGACCTTCCTCGGCCACCCACGCCAGCTCGCGACGCTCTTCGGCGTCGAGATGTGGGAACGCTTCTCGTTCTACGGCATGCAGGGCATCCTGCTGATCTACATGTACTACTCGGTCGCCGAGGGCGGCCTCGCGATCGACCAGGGCGTCGCGGCCGGGATCGTCGGTGCCTACGGCGGCACCGTCTACCTCTCGACGATCCTCGCGGCCTGGTCCGCGGACCGGCTGTTCGGGCCCGAGCGGATGCTGTTCGGCAGCGCGGTCTCGGTCATGGCCGGGCACATCGCACTCGCGCTGCTCCCGGGCGGCGCCGGACTGGCGGTCGGCCTCGTGCTGGTCGCGCTCGGCAGCGGCGGGATCAAGGCGAGCGCCAGCACGATCCTGGCGACGCTCTACGGCGAGGGCGACGACCGTCGCGACGCCGGCTTCTCGATCTTCTACCTGGGCGTCAACATCGGAGCGTTCAGCGGCCCGCTGCTGACCGGGCTGCTGCAGTCGACCTGGGGCTTCCACGTCGGGTTCGGGCTGGCCGCGGTCGGTATGGCCGCCGGGCTGGCCCAGTACTCGGTGAACCGGCACAAGCTCCCCGAGTCCGGCCGTGAGGTCCCGAACCCGCTTCCCGCCGCGGCGCGGACGAAGCTCGGCGGGACCGCCGTCGCCGTCCTGCTCGTGGTGGCCGCGCTCGTCGCGACCGGCGTGATCACCGCGGACCGCCTGAAGTGGATCGTGTTCGGCATCGTCGTGATCGCCACGATCACCTACTTCACGCTGATGCTGCGCAGCCCGAAGGTGACCGCGGTCGAGCGTCGACGCGTGATCGCGTTCATGCCGATGTGGGTGGCCAGCGCCGTGTTCTGGGCGATCTTCCAGCAGATCTTCACCGTGCTGACGATCTACGCCGACGAGCGCCTGAACCGGACGGTCCTCGGCTGGGAGATGCCGGTCAGCTGGACCCAGTCGATCGAGCCGGTGTTCGTCATCCTGCTGGCCGGGGTGTTCGCCGCGGTCTGGACGAAGATGGGCCCGCGCCAGCCGTCGAGCCCGATGAAGATGGCCGCCGGCACGGTGATCGTCGGCGTCGCGTTCGTGCTGTTCACCCTGTTCGCCGGGACGGGAGCGAACGGCACGCCGCTGCTCGCGCTCGTCGGGATCCTGCTGATCTTCTGCCTGGCCGAGCTGTTCACGTCCCCGGTCGGGCAGTCGCTGTCGACCAAGCTGGCGCCGATGGCGTTCCGGACCCAGATGGTGGCGCTGTTCTTCCTGTCCGTCTCGATGGGCACCGTGCTCTCGGGTCTGCTCGCGGAGTTCTACAGCGAGGAGAACGAGGTCGCGTACTTCGGCATCACCGGGCTCGTCGCGATCGTGGTCGGGCTCGCCGTCGCCGCGACCGTGCCGAAGCTGAAGGTCCTCATGGAGGGGGTGCGCTGA
- a CDS encoding Gfo/Idh/MocA family protein encodes MTVRWGVIGPGRIADKVVADFGHVPGAELVAVASRSAERGAAFAQKHGIPRVHDSYRAIIDDPDVDVVYVATPHPQHRGIALAALNAGTAVLVEKAFTVSSVATREVAAASRSTGVFAMEAMWTRFFPAVVRMNELIADGAIGEVRAVQADLGVRNETGPDDRFYSAELGGGALFDLGVYVISFAQMLLGAPTAISAHGTLAQTGVDVEESIVLGYDDGRSAALYCSLQCATPGSARVVGTNGWIEVLPRFHHPDSIVLHRHGAEPERIDAPSLGGGYAHELIEVTERIAAGESESAVMPLADTIEVQDVMAAVADQLGMVPVEGPATLE; translated from the coding sequence ATGACCGTGCGTTGGGGAGTCATCGGACCGGGCCGGATCGCCGACAAGGTGGTGGCCGATTTCGGGCACGTCCCGGGGGCGGAGCTGGTCGCGGTGGCGTCCCGCTCGGCCGAGCGCGGGGCGGCGTTCGCGCAGAAGCACGGGATCCCGCGGGTGCACGACTCCTACCGCGCGATCATCGACGACCCGGACGTCGACGTCGTCTACGTCGCGACCCCGCACCCGCAGCACCGCGGCATCGCCCTGGCCGCGCTGAACGCCGGCACCGCGGTGCTGGTGGAGAAGGCGTTCACGGTCAGCTCGGTCGCCACCCGGGAGGTCGCCGCGGCCTCCCGCTCGACCGGGGTGTTCGCCATGGAGGCGATGTGGACCCGGTTCTTCCCGGCCGTCGTCCGGATGAACGAGCTGATCGCCGACGGCGCGATCGGCGAGGTCCGGGCCGTGCAGGCCGACCTCGGCGTGCGCAACGAGACCGGCCCCGACGACCGGTTCTACTCGGCCGAGCTCGGCGGCGGTGCCCTGTTCGACCTGGGCGTCTACGTGATCTCGTTCGCCCAGATGCTGCTCGGTGCGCCGACCGCGATCAGCGCGCACGGGACGCTCGCGCAGACCGGCGTCGACGTCGAGGAGTCGATCGTCCTGGGCTACGACGACGGCCGCAGCGCCGCGCTGTACTGCTCGCTGCAGTGCGCCACCCCGGGCTCCGCGCGGGTGGTCGGCACGAACGGCTGGATCGAGGTGCTGCCGCGGTTCCACCACCCGGACTCGATCGTGCTGCACCGCCACGGCGCCGAGCCGGAGCGGATCGACGCCCCGTCCCTGGGCGGCGGCTACGCGCACGAGCTGATCGAGGTGACCGAGCGGATCGCGGCGGGGGAGTCGGAGAGTGCCGTCATGCCGCTGGCCGACACGATCGAGGTCCAGGACGTCATGGCGGCGGTGGCCGACCAGCTCGGGATGGTGCCCGTCGAGGGGCCCGCGACGCTGGAGTGA
- a CDS encoding VOC family protein has protein sequence MIFVNLPVADVAASRDFYSALGFTINEQFSDENTASVVISDAIVAMIMNKTRFADFTKKQIVDAHSSTEVINALGVESRDEVDRLADAALAAGATVGNDTQDHGFMYGRSFDDLDGHRWELVWMDPSAIG, from the coding sequence ATGATCTTCGTCAACCTGCCGGTCGCCGACGTCGCCGCCTCGCGCGACTTCTACTCCGCACTCGGTTTCACGATCAACGAGCAGTTCTCCGACGAGAACACCGCGTCCGTGGTCATCAGCGACGCCATCGTCGCCATGATCATGAACAAGACCCGCTTCGCCGACTTCACGAAGAAGCAGATCGTCGACGCCCACTCCTCCACCGAGGTCATCAACGCCCTGGGTGTGGAGAGCCGCGACGAGGTCGACCGCCTCGCCGACGCCGCCCTGGCCGCCGGCGCGACCGTCGGCAACGACACCCAGGACCACGGCTTCATGTACGGCCGCAGCTTCGACGACCTCGACGGCCACCGCTGGGAGCTCGTCTGGATGGACCCGTCCGCGATCGGCTGA
- a CDS encoding SMP-30/gluconolactonase/LRE family protein, giving the protein MTSGSTRTRPAPRVVATDVGFSEGPLYTPSGDTYFTSITHGRLYKLTEDGAEVAADLGGGANGATLAADGSIYVAQNGARWSTTGPKWGKDSLGGVQIVRPDGTFDWVHRDPIAPNDLCFGPDGLLYVTDPTRAPFGADGRLWRIDTATEEAELLTSTSYFPNGIGFGLDDRLYVASTYDSRIIAYRVEDGKLVDEQTAVQMDVGHPDGFTFDADGNLIVCAIDLGDQPGRIQTWSVTGEKLDEYVPGDNPKYTNIVLDGAGKMTICDSEGGAVLVVDDWGSAGLELHPYR; this is encoded by the coding sequence ATGACCTCCGGAAGCACCCGCACCCGTCCCGCACCGCGGGTGGTGGCCACCGACGTCGGGTTCTCCGAGGGCCCGCTCTACACGCCGTCCGGTGACACCTACTTCACCTCGATCACCCACGGCCGGCTCTACAAGCTGACCGAGGACGGCGCGGAGGTCGCGGCCGATCTCGGCGGCGGCGCCAACGGCGCCACCCTGGCCGCGGACGGCTCGATCTACGTCGCGCAGAACGGCGCCCGCTGGTCGACCACCGGGCCGAAGTGGGGCAAGGACTCGCTCGGCGGGGTGCAGATCGTCCGGCCGGACGGCACGTTCGACTGGGTGCACCGGGACCCGATCGCGCCGAACGACCTGTGCTTCGGCCCGGACGGGCTGCTCTACGTCACCGACCCGACGCGCGCCCCGTTCGGCGCCGACGGCCGGCTGTGGCGGATCGACACCGCCACCGAGGAGGCCGAGCTGCTGACCTCCACGTCCTACTTCCCGAACGGCATCGGTTTCGGTCTCGACGACCGCCTCTACGTCGCCTCGACCTACGACTCGCGGATCATCGCCTACCGGGTCGAGGACGGGAAGCTCGTCGACGAGCAGACCGCCGTGCAGATGGACGTCGGGCACCCGGACGGCTTCACGTTCGACGCCGACGGCAACCTGATCGTCTGCGCGATCGACCTCGGCGACCAGCCGGGCCGGATCCAGACCTGGTCGGTGACCGGGGAGAAGCTCGACGAGTACGTCCCCGGCGACAACCCGAAGTACACCAACATCGTGCTCGACGGCGCCGGGAAGATGACGATCTGCGACTCCGAGGGCGGCGCCGTGCTCGTCGTCGACGACTGGGGCTCGGCCGGCCTGGAGCTGCACCCCTACCGCTGA
- a CDS encoding alpha-hydroxy acid oxidase has protein sequence MHAYGFDLHWRAPERLITVEDYRRAARRRLPKMVWSYVDGGADDMHSLAGNRSAFDHWWLQPSVLTGHDTHRLETTAAGLELSMPVMLAPTGFTGLTRWSGDLEATRAAQHAGTRYALSTTSSWSLEEVTAAADREHVFQLYPGSGGMAGDLMRRAWAAGYRTLFVTVDVPVKGNREGERKQGMGIPPALTPLRALDFARHPRWTYEVLRHQRVGGANTLDLSSGGAGSVVTNAVSSIESAERELMQSRLNWDDLAWMREQWKGRLYIKGVLGAEDAARAVDLGCDGVVVSNHGGRQLDHVTPTLEALPGIVDEIGHRAEVILDGGIRRGTDVVTALALGAKAVLVGRPYLYGLAVNGEDGVVAVLDILRDEITRALTLLGVRGVADLNRSHVRRAGTAPAAVPTP, from the coding sequence ATGCACGCCTACGGATTCGACCTGCACTGGCGGGCCCCCGAGCGTCTGATCACGGTCGAGGACTACCGCCGCGCCGCGCGGCGCCGTCTGCCGAAGATGGTCTGGAGCTACGTCGACGGCGGCGCCGACGACATGCACTCGCTCGCGGGCAACCGCAGTGCGTTCGACCACTGGTGGCTGCAGCCGTCGGTGCTCACCGGGCACGACACGCACCGCCTGGAGACGACGGCCGCCGGGCTCGAGCTGTCGATGCCGGTGATGCTCGCGCCGACCGGATTCACCGGGCTCACCCGCTGGAGCGGTGATCTCGAGGCGACCCGTGCCGCGCAGCACGCCGGGACCCGCTACGCCCTGTCGACGACGTCGTCGTGGTCGCTGGAGGAGGTGACCGCGGCCGCCGACCGGGAGCACGTGTTCCAGCTCTACCCGGGTTCCGGCGGGATGGCCGGGGACCTGATGCGACGGGCGTGGGCGGCCGGGTACCGGACGCTGTTCGTGACCGTCGACGTGCCGGTCAAGGGCAACCGCGAGGGCGAGCGCAAGCAGGGCATGGGCATCCCACCGGCCCTGACGCCGTTGCGCGCGCTGGACTTCGCCCGGCACCCCCGCTGGACCTACGAGGTGCTGCGCCACCAGCGCGTCGGCGGGGCGAACACGCTCGACCTGAGCAGCGGTGGTGCGGGCAGCGTCGTGACGAACGCGGTGTCGTCGATCGAGAGCGCCGAGCGCGAGCTGATGCAGTCCCGTCTGAACTGGGACGACCTGGCCTGGATGCGGGAGCAGTGGAAGGGCCGGCTCTACATCAAGGGCGTTCTCGGCGCCGAGGACGCGGCGCGTGCCGTGGACCTGGGCTGCGACGGCGTCGTCGTGTCCAACCACGGCGGGCGCCAGCTCGACCACGTGACGCCGACGCTGGAGGCCCTGCCCGGGATCGTCGACGAGATCGGGCACCGCGCCGAGGTGATCCTCGACGGCGGCATCCGGCGCGGCACCGACGTCGTCACCGCCCTCGCCCTGGGCGCGAAGGCCGTGCTGGTCGGGCGGCCCTACCTCTACGGCCTGGCCGTGAACGGCGAGGACGGCGTCGTCGCGGTGCTGGACATCCTGCGCGACGAGATCACCCGCGCCCTGACCCTGCTCGGCGTACGCGGCGTCGCGGACCTGAACCGCAGCCACGTCCGTCGCGCCGGCACCGCACCCGCCGCCGTCCCCACCCCCTGA